The genomic stretch CGTCGAGCTGGACGCGCAGGGCGCGATCAAGGTCGATGCCGATAATCGCTCGACCATCGACAGCATCTATGCGGTCGGCGATGTCACCAACCGTATCCAGCTGACTCCGATCGCGATCCGCGAGGGGCAGGCGTTCGCCGACACGCTGTTCGGCGGCAACCCGCGCCAGGTCGATTACCACTGCGTCCCCAGCGCGGTGTTCAGCCACCCGCCGATCGGCGCCGTCGGCATGACCGAGAGCGAGGCGCGCAACAAGCTCGGCTCGGTCAAAGTCTATATGTCCGATTTCCGCGCGATGAAGAACGTGCTGGCCGACCGCAACGAGCGTTCGCTGTACAAGATGGTGTGCGACGGCGTGACCGGAAAGGTCGTCGGCCTCCACATGATCGGCCCCGACGCGCCCGAAATCCTCCAGGCGGCGGCAGTGGCGGTGAAGGCCGGGCTGACCAAACAGGCCTTCGACGACACCGTCGCGCTGCACCCGAGCATGGCCGAGGAACTGGTGCTGCTCAAATAGGCGGGCGCTCCTCGCGGGCGTCAAACAGAAAGGGGCGCATGCCGGTATGCCCGGCATGCGCCCCTTTCGTTTGTGCCCGATGCGGCGGCGTTACTGCGAGTTTACCCGCAGCCGCAGCCCGATCGTGCGCGGCGTGGGGCCCTGGCCCGAATTGGGGCCGGAGTCGCCGATGAAGGTTGGGCCGCGCTCGTCGAAGAGGTTGTTGGCGATCAGCGCCAGTTCCCAGTCGCCGCGGCGCAGGCCCGCAGTCAGGTTGGCGAGATTATACGGCCGGGCGCGGCCGTCGGTCTGGATACGATCGCCGCTGTGGCTGAGCGAGATATTGCCGAAGCCTTCGAGGTCGTCTGCCAGCTCGCGGGTGTAGTTGGCATCGATCCGGAAGTTGTTGCCCAGCGTGTTGATCAGCCGGTCTCCCTCGCGCACCGTCGACAGGACGTCGGGGTTGACCGTGTTATATTTGCTGTCGTTGAAGTTCGCGACGAAGCCGAGGTTCAGACCCTTGACCGGGGTACGCCAATGCGTCTCCAGATCGATGCCGCGCGTGGTCGCGTCGCCGAAATTGGCGAAGCCGTTGACGCTGGTGATCCCGCCGGTGACCGACGTCTGCAAATTGGTGTATTTCAGGTTGTAGAGGTTCAGCCCGATGCTGAGCGCGCGGCCGGGGCTGCGCCACTTCACGCCGAGTTCGTAGTTGGTCGAGCGTTCGGGGTCGAGCGCGACCTGCGCATTCACGCCGACCATTTCGAGCGACTGGACCTGCACCCGCGACTGGACGATGCCGGGGCGGAAACCGGTCGCCGCCGAGATGAATACCGTCAGATCGTCGGTCGGCAGATAGGACAGGTTGCCGCGCCACGTCACGACATCGGCCTTGGTCGGCACGCTGCCGGTGCTGTCACGGAACGAGCGATCGTCGTGATAGGTGCGCAGGCCCACCAGCGGCACCAGCTTGCCGTCGAACAGGTCGTAGCTGACTTCGCCGAACACCGCCCAGTTCTTGGTGATCGTGTCGTTATCGGCGTTGATGAGGACGCCAGGCAGCGTCAGCAGATTGACCTGCGGACCCGATCCGTCCTGGTACGAACCGCCGATCACCCAGTGCAGCGGACTGGTGCCGTTCGAGTTCACGCGCAATTCCTGCGCGAACATCTTGGGCAGGAACTGGCTGGAGAAGGAGCCGGCGGGCGATAGCGGGATGTTGATCCCGAACTCGCCCTCCAGATGGCTGGTCGCGCTCGTCACCGTGAAGCCGTTGAAATCGACCGTGCCGGTCAGGCTGTAGAGCGTGAAGTCGCCGTTCGAGAAGCCCTGCTGGCCCGCAGTGTTCTCGAAATAGGGCGGCTCGACCGAGGCAGTGAAGCCGGTGAAGTCCTGGCGCGGGCGGAAATGCCAATATTGCGCGCGGATGTTGACGTTGTCGGCGGGGCGCAGCAGCGCGACGACGCGGATATCGTCGTTCTTGGCGCCGTTGACGCCCTTCTGGTCCGGAGTGCCGTCATAGGCGCCGAAATAGGCGTCGGCCCAGCCCTTGTCCTGCGAGAAGCCGCCGCTGACGCGGACCGCGAGGCGATCCTTGATGATCGGCACCGAAACTGCACCGGCAAAGCCATAGTTCAGGCTGTCGGCACCCTGCGTCTTGGTCGATTCGGCCTCGAACGCGTACTGGACCTTTTCGAGGTCCGGATCGCGGGTGTGGAAGATGAACACGCCGCCCGACGAGCCCTGGCCATACAGCGTGCCCTGCGGCCCGCGCAGCACTTCGACGCGCTCCATGTCGAGGAAGCGCACCGGCGGCGCGATGCCGAAATTGGTGACGATGAAGGGCGTGTCGTCGAGATAATAGCCGATCGGCGAGTCGCCGTTCTGGGTGACGTTACCGCGCAGATTGTAGAAGCGCGACCCGTTCGACTGGCGGAAGCCCTCGGCGGCGCCGGGGATGCTCGACACCAGATCGCCGATCGTGGTGATGTTGCGCTCCTTCAGCTCCTCGCCCGTGAACGCCTGGATCGCCATCGGCACCGACTGGAGCGTCTGCGCCGCCCCCTTCTGCGCGGTGACGACGATCTCCTGCGTGTCCTCGACCGAAGACCGCGACGTCGATTGTTGCTCGGTGGTGGGTTCGGCGGCGGTTTGCGCCGAGGCGGCGTGCGACACCAGCGCGCTCGCGATCGCGAACGACGCGGCTGCAGCGTAATATAGTTTCATATTCCTCATCCCTGCGATTTGTTTTCTCAATCGATTGCATAAAGGGTTTCAGGGCGATTGGTCAAGCGGGTTGGCAAAGGGCGCAGCACCGCAACGCCGCAAAACCGGCTAATTCCTGCAATCGTTTGCTATTGGCTGTAATATTGCCACAGGCGCCCTGCGGCCCCGCGCAGGCCCGGGCGCGTCGCGCGCTTAACCCGCGGCCACGCGCACCGCGTCGCAGATCCGGTCGACGACGGCATGCACCTGCGCGGCGTCGTCGCCCTCGGCCATCACCCGGATCACCGGCTCGGTGCCCGAGGGCCGGATGACCAGCCTGCCGCGCCCCGCCAGCTCGGCCTCGGCGCCGGCGATCACCTCCTGTACTGCGATCGCGTCGAGCGGCTTGCCGCCCTTGAAGCGGACATTCTTGAGCAATTGCGGCAGCGGATCGAAGCGGTGGAGGACTTCGCTTGCAGGCGCGTCCGCGCGGACCAGTTCGGCCAGCACCTGGAGCGCCGCGACCAGCCCGTCGCCGGTGGTGGCATAGTCCGACAGGATGATGTGCCCGCTCTGCTCGCCGCCGACATTATAGCCCGATCCGCGCATCTTCTCCAGCACATGGCGGTCGCCGACCGCGGTGCGGACCAGCCCCAGCCCCTGTGCGGACAGATGCCGCTCCAGCCCAAGGTTGGACATCACCGTCGCGACCAGCCCGCCCCCGGCCAGCCGCCCCTGCCGTGCCCAGCCGGTGGCGATCAGCGCCATCAGCTGGTCGCCGTCGATCACCCGCCCGGTCTCGTCGACGACGATCAGCCGGTCGGCATCGCCGTCCAGCGCGATCCCGATCGCCGCCCCGCTGGCGACCACGGTCTCGCACAGCGTATCGGGCGCCGTCGATCCGACGCCGTCGTTGATGTTCTTGCCATTGGGGCTGACGCCGATCGCGATGACGTCGGCGCCGAGTTCCCACAATGCCGAGGGGGCGACCTGATACGCCGCGCCGTTCGCGCAATCGACGACGATCTTGAGCCCGTCGAGCCGCAGGTCGGCGGGGAAGGTCGACTTGGCGAAGTGGATATAGCGCCCGCGGGCATCCTCCACGCGGCGCGCGCGCCCGATATCGGCGGAGGCGGCGAGCGGCACCTCGCCATCGATCAGCGCCTCGATCGCGGCTTCGTCCTCGTCCGACAGCTTGTATCCATCGGGGCCGAACAGCTTGATCCCGTTATCGGCATAGGGGTTATGGCTGGCGGAGATCATCACCCCCATGTCGGCGCGCATCGAATGCGTCAGCATCGCCACCGCAGGCGTCGGCATCGGGCCGACCAGCACTACGTCCATCCCCACGCTGGTGAACCCCGCGACCATCGCGTTTTCGAGCATATAGCCCGAAAGCCGCGTGTCCTTGCCGATCACCACCCGGTGACGGTGATCGCCGCGCCGGAAATGCGCGCCCGCCGCCATGCCGACCTTCATCGCCATCGCCGCGGTCATCGGATGGGCGTTGGTCGCGCCGCGGATTCCGTCCGTCCCGAAATATTTTCTTGCCATGCTTCGCCCGTTTGCGTCCTTGTGGCGTTTCGTGCCCGCATCGATAGCGGCGAAAACCACAAAGGGCGAGCATGTCGCAACCTACCCGAATCCTCCTCTCGCTGATCGTCGGACTGACCGTCGGCGCGCTCCTTGCCGGCTATGCGCCCGAAACCGGGCTGGCGGTCGCCGAATGGGCGCAGCCGGTGGGGCAGGCCTGGCTCAACGGGCTGCAGATGACGATCGTGCCGCTGGTCGTCGCGCTGCTGATCACCGGCGTCACCGCCACTGCCGAGGCGGCGCAGGCCGGGCGGCTCGCGGGGCGGGCGATCGGGATGTATGTCGGGCTGCTGTTCCTGTCCGCCAGTGCTGCCGCCGTGCTCACCCCGCTGTTCCTCCAGATCGCGCCGCTGCCGCAGGAATCGGCGGCGAGCCTGCGCGCCGCGCTGGTCGGGGCGGAGGCGATCGGGCCGGTGCCGCCGCTGGGCGAGTTCCTGGCGGCGGTCATCCCCGCCAACATCGTCAAGGCCGCTGCCGACAATGCCTTTCTCTCGCTGATCATCTTCTCGCTGATCTTCGCCTTCGCGATCACCCGCGTCGGCGCCGAGGCGCGCGCGACGATGACTCACTTCTTCGTCGCGGTGCGCGACGTGATG from Sphingomonas hengshuiensis encodes the following:
- a CDS encoding TonB-dependent receptor, whose translation is MKLYYAAAASFAIASALVSHAASAQTAAEPTTEQQSTSRSSVEDTQEIVVTAQKGAAQTLQSVPMAIQAFTGEELKERNITTIGDLVSSIPGAAEGFRQSNGSRFYNLRGNVTQNGDSPIGYYLDDTPFIVTNFGIAPPVRFLDMERVEVLRGPQGTLYGQGSSGGVFIFHTRDPDLEKVQYAFEAESTKTQGADSLNYGFAGAVSVPIIKDRLAVRVSGGFSQDKGWADAYFGAYDGTPDQKGVNGAKNDDIRVVALLRPADNVNIRAQYWHFRPRQDFTGFTASVEPPYFENTAGQQGFSNGDFTLYSLTGTVDFNGFTVTSATSHLEGEFGINIPLSPAGSFSSQFLPKMFAQELRVNSNGTSPLHWVIGGSYQDGSGPQVNLLTLPGVLINADNDTITKNWAVFGEVSYDLFDGKLVPLVGLRTYHDDRSFRDSTGSVPTKADVVTWRGNLSYLPTDDLTVFISAATGFRPGIVQSRVQVQSLEMVGVNAQVALDPERSTNYELGVKWRSPGRALSIGLNLYNLKYTNLQTSVTGGITSVNGFANFGDATTRGIDLETHWRTPVKGLNLGFVANFNDSKYNTVNPDVLSTVREGDRLINTLGNNFRIDANYTRELADDLEGFGNISLSHSGDRIQTDGRARPYNLANLTAGLRRGDWELALIANNLFDERGPTFIGDSGPNSGQGPTPRTIGLRLRVNSQ
- the glmM gene encoding phosphoglucosamine mutase translates to MARKYFGTDGIRGATNAHPMTAAMAMKVGMAAGAHFRRGDHRHRVVIGKDTRLSGYMLENAMVAGFTSVGMDVVLVGPMPTPAVAMLTHSMRADMGVMISASHNPYADNGIKLFGPDGYKLSDEDEAAIEALIDGEVPLAASADIGRARRVEDARGRYIHFAKSTFPADLRLDGLKIVVDCANGAAYQVAPSALWELGADVIAIGVSPNGKNINDGVGSTAPDTLCETVVASGAAIGIALDGDADRLIVVDETGRVIDGDQLMALIATGWARQGRLAGGGLVATVMSNLGLERHLSAQGLGLVRTAVGDRHVLEKMRGSGYNVGGEQSGHIILSDYATTGDGLVAALQVLAELVRADAPASEVLHRFDPLPQLLKNVRFKGGKPLDAIAVQEVIAGAEAELAGRGRLVIRPSGTEPVIRVMAEGDDAAQVHAVVDRICDAVRVAAG